One window of the Microcoleus sp. FACHB-831 genome contains the following:
- a CDS encoding phosphonate ABC transporter ATP-binding protein: MNREAPIFELKNVSQKFGSFESLTDINLQIGAGDRVALVGPSGAGKSTLIGLLNGTLLPSKGEVCVLGRNLAHLRPKLRRQLQRQIGTIYQQFHLVDNLRVIHNVNAGHLGKWSFFKAAVSLMWPLEIETAAKALTQVGIAEKLFERTDRLSGGQQQRVAIARVLVQNPAAILADEPISSLDPERSREIMDLLRQLSQGTGKTLVTSLHAIEFARSHYQRIIGLRQGRILFDTPPEKLTSTTIEQLYKT; this comes from the coding sequence ATGAACCGAGAGGCACCAATTTTTGAACTCAAAAATGTCAGCCAAAAATTTGGTAGTTTTGAGTCATTGACAGATATTAACTTGCAAATTGGAGCAGGCGATCGCGTGGCTTTAGTTGGCCCCAGCGGTGCGGGAAAAAGCACCCTAATAGGCTTGCTGAACGGCACGCTTCTCCCCAGTAAGGGAGAAGTGTGCGTACTCGGTCGCAACCTAGCGCATCTGCGTCCAAAGTTGCGGCGTCAACTTCAGCGCCAAATTGGTACTATTTACCAGCAATTTCATCTAGTAGATAATCTGCGGGTAATTCACAATGTCAACGCGGGACATTTAGGCAAATGGTCATTTTTTAAAGCAGCCGTTTCATTAATGTGGCCTTTAGAAATAGAAACAGCAGCTAAAGCTTTGACACAGGTCGGAATTGCAGAAAAGCTGTTTGAAAGAACCGATCGGCTTTCTGGCGGTCAACAGCAACGAGTAGCGATCGCTCGCGTCCTCGTACAAAATCCCGCCGCAATTTTAGCCGATGAACCTATCTCCAGCCTCGACCCAGAACGCAGCCGAGAAATTATGGATTTATTGCGCCAGCTTAGTCAAGGAACTGGTAAAACTTTAGTCACTAGCCTGCATGCAATTGAGTTTGCCCGCAGCCATTATCAGCGTATTATTGGTTTGCGGCAGGGGCGCATTTTGTTTGATACACCCCCGGAAAAACTAACATCAACGACGATCGAACAGTTGTACAAAACATAG
- a CDS encoding ABC transporter permease subunit gives MHSSPTTLPKRPSPLNWPNFWGLLFVASVVWSLQKAGIFEGDLVNEGGWNTVVDFLVAAIHPDLSLEFLQLTLDATFKTLAFAACGTFFSVLIGLVGGVLSSEIWWQSSGGSGVAPNAPWLVVRAALSIPRAIHELIWGLFFINIFGLDPLVAILAIAIPFGAITAKVFSEILDETPRQALTALLNSGVPRLNAFAYSLIPQAFLNLLSYSFYRFECSIRSAAVLGIIGAGGLGYEILLSLKSLRYEQIWTLTIALILLSGTTDLWCALLRDRLGAPSRLDLNVLNLKGRKKGVKEGDPVVNFSLLAAVVLLIFSFWYVNADFSKLWAPRSAQLLAGVIKDAFPPDVSELGKLFAESAKTLAMSILAMAGAGLGGILLSFPAAKNFLVPTSESNGELNNPKSKIQNPKFGLVVLIFTRFLLLFVRAVPEPIWALVFLFVLFPGILPGAIALCLHNLGILGRLMAEVTENLDDRPMRSLKALGATNLQIFLYAILPRTLPRFIAYILYRWEVCIRATVIVGLVGAGGLGRILAEQISSFDYKGLLTTLTVFLGLTFIVDTISSSVRRSLR, from the coding sequence GTGCATAGTTCGCCAACGACTCTCCCCAAACGACCATCACCGCTTAACTGGCCTAACTTTTGGGGTTTGCTATTTGTGGCGTCTGTTGTCTGGTCTTTGCAAAAAGCGGGCATATTCGAGGGCGATTTAGTTAACGAAGGCGGCTGGAATACAGTCGTGGATTTTCTGGTTGCTGCTATTCATCCCGACCTCAGCCTAGAATTTCTCCAATTAACTCTGGATGCTACTTTCAAAACGCTCGCCTTTGCCGCGTGCGGCACTTTTTTCAGCGTGCTTATCGGTTTGGTGGGTGGCGTTCTGTCTTCTGAGATTTGGTGGCAATCTTCAGGGGGTAGCGGGGTTGCTCCCAATGCACCCTGGCTGGTGGTACGGGCGGCTTTGTCAATCCCTAGAGCAATTCACGAACTAATTTGGGGATTGTTTTTTATCAATATATTTGGACTCGATCCCTTAGTGGCGATACTGGCGATCGCTATCCCTTTTGGTGCTATCACCGCCAAAGTCTTCTCGGAAATTTTAGATGAAACGCCCCGCCAAGCGCTAACGGCTTTACTTAATAGTGGCGTTCCCCGCTTAAATGCTTTTGCCTATAGCCTGATTCCCCAAGCTTTCCTTAATCTGCTTTCCTATAGCTTCTATAGATTTGAGTGTTCGATTCGTTCAGCAGCGGTTCTGGGAATTATCGGCGCTGGCGGACTGGGTTATGAGATTCTCCTTAGTCTCAAGTCGCTGCGTTACGAGCAAATCTGGACTTTGACGATCGCCCTAATTTTGTTGAGTGGGACTACAGATTTATGGTGTGCGTTGCTGCGCGATCGCTTGGGTGCGCCTAGCCGTCTAGATCTTAACGTCCTCAACCTCAAGGGGCGTAAAAAAGGTGTCAAAGAGGGCGATCCAGTCGTCAACTTTTCCTTGCTGGCTGCTGTTGTCTTATTAATATTCTCTTTCTGGTATGTCAATGCAGACTTCTCCAAACTCTGGGCACCGCGAAGCGCCCAGCTTTTGGCAGGGGTAATTAAGGATGCATTTCCCCCCGATGTCAGCGAACTGGGTAAGCTGTTTGCCGAGTCTGCAAAAACTCTCGCCATGTCAATTTTGGCAATGGCTGGCGCGGGTTTGGGCGGAATTTTGCTTTCTTTTCCAGCAGCTAAAAATTTTTTAGTGCCGACTTCTGAATCTAACGGGGAATTGAATAATCCAAAATCCAAAATCCAAAATCCAAAATTTGGTTTGGTTGTGCTAATTTTTACCCGCTTCCTGCTGCTGTTTGTGCGTGCCGTTCCCGAACCCATTTGGGCGTTGGTGTTTTTGTTTGTATTATTTCCGGGGATATTGCCGGGAGCGATCGCGCTTTGCCTGCACAACTTAGGCATTTTGGGGCGGTTGATGGCTGAAGTGACGGAAAATCTAGACGATCGCCCCATGCGATCGCTCAAAGCATTAGGCGCTACCAACTTGCAAATCTTCCTCTACGCCATCTTACCCCGCACCCTTCCCCGGTTCATCGCCTACATCCTCTACCGCTGGGAAGTCTGCATCCGCGCCACCGTAATTGTGGGGTTGGTGGGTGCAGGTGGACTAGGGCGCATACTTGCGGAGCAGATAAGTAGCTTTGACTACAAAGGCTTACTTACGACTCTAACAGTTTTTCTGGGTTTGACCTTTATAGTAGATACGATTAGTAGCTCTGTGCGGCGATCGCTACGATGA